GTGGCCTGCCCGACGACGTGGAGCGGGTGCTGGCCTTCCTGCAGAACGAGCTGTTCGACCTCGGCGCCGACCTGTCCACGCCGCTGGTCGCGGCGCCGGCGCACCCCCCGCTGCGGGTCGTCCAGGCGTGCGTGGACCGGCTGGAGCACTGGTGCGACGAGCTGGGGGAGGTTCTGCCGACGCTGCGCTCCTTCGTGCTGCCTGGTGGGTCCCCGGCGGCGGCCCACCTGCACGTCGCCCGGACGGTCGTCCGGCGCGCCGAGCGACGGGCCTGGGAGGCGGCGGCCGCCCACGGCACCGAGCCCACCGACGACGGCTCCCCGGGCGGGGTGAACCCGGTGGCGCTGACCTACCTGAACCGGCTGTCGGACCTGCTGTTCGTGCTCACCCGCCGGGTCAACGGGCCCGACGGCGAGGTGCTGTGGGTGCCCGGCTCGGACCGGGCGACCGCCGCGCCGCAGGACTGACGGGGTCCCGTCGGTCCCCGGCCGGTGTGGCGGCCTGTGGCAGGGTGGGGCCGTGCTGAAGCGAATCCTCCCCCTCGCCGCGGTGGCCACCCTCGTCGTGCTGCCGGCCTGCTCGCCCCCCACGAGCACCAACCCGACGACCCCGGGCGGTGCCGCCTCGACACCGGGGCCGACCCCGACCGCCGCCGGCGGACCGGCACCGCTGTGCGAGTACCTGCCCACCGGTGAGCCGGCCAAGCCGGTGGACCCGCCGGCGACGGAGGACATCGAGACCAGCGGCGAGGTGACCATCACCCTGCAGATGACCGAGGGACCGGTCAGCATCACCATGGACCGCGCCAACGCCCCCTGCGCCGTGCACTCCTTCGAGTCCCTGGCTGCCCAGGACTACTACGACGGCACCTCCTGCCACCGGCTGAGCGACTCCGGGCAGCTGCTGATGCTCCAGTGCGGCGACCCGACCGGCGACGGGACCGGCGGACCCGGGTACCGCTACGCCGAGGAGGTCACCGGCCAGGAGACCTACGACGCCGGCACCGTGGCCATGGCCAAGACGCAGGAGCCGAGCTCGACCGGTGGGCAGTTCTTCCTGGTCTACGACGACTCCGCGCTCCCGCCGGAGTACACCGTGGTCGGCCAGATGGACGAGGCCTCCCGCGCGGTGGTGGCCCGGATGTCGGCCGAGGGCCAGGACGGCAGCTACCCCGACGGCACCGGTCGTCCGAACAACCCCTCGGAGATCACCGACGTCACCGTCGGCTGATCCCTCCGCGCCCCGGCTCGACCGGCCTCGGTGGCGTCTCGCGCTGAGCGGCCCCGGCTGACCGCGACGTACCGGAGGCTCCGGGCCTGTCGGTGCCGCCCCGTAGCGTGACGGTCGTGGACATCGCCGTCGCCTGGGACGACACCGGGCTGGTGCTGTCGGTGCTGGACGCCGACGGCCGTCCCGTCGCGTCCGAGCGGCTGGTTCCCGGCCGCCCCGGGTGGCCGGCGCGGCTGGTCGAGCTCGAGGAGCAGCGGCCGCGCTGGGTCTGGGCCGACACCCGGGCGGTGGCGCCGCACCTGCTGCGCGCCGGCGTGCGGGTCCAGCGCTGCCTGGACCTGCGGCTCTGCCGGGCGGTGCTCGCCGCCAGCGACCGCTGCCACCCACCGCTCGAGCCGCACCCGGTCTGGCAGCGGCTGCCCACCCCGGCCGACGAGGGGGAGCCGACGCTGCTCGACCTGCCCGGGGTCACCGAGGGTCCGGACCTGGACGAGGTGGTGGCCGAGCTCGCCCGTCAGCGCGCCTGTCTCGTCACGGCCGAGCACGCGCACCGGCTGCGGCTGCTGCTGTCGGCGGAGTCCGCCGGGGCGCTGGTCGCCGCGGAGCTCAAGCACGACGGCATGCCCTGGGACCGCGGCGTGCACGAGGCCCAGCTGCGCGAGCTGCTGGGAGAGCGCAACGTCTTCGGCGGACGTCCCTCCAAGCTCGAGGCGCTCGCGGTCCGGGTCCGCGCCGAGCTGCGATCGCCCCGGCTCAACCCCGACTCCCAGCCCGAGCTGCTGCAGGCCCTGCGCTCGGCCGGGCTCCCGGTGCAGAGCACCCGGCAGTGGGAGCTGGAGGCCTGCGAGCACCCGGTCGTCGAGCCGCTGCTGGAGTACAAGAAGCTCTCCCGGCTGCTCACCGCCAACGGCTGGCACTGGCTCGACACCTGGGTCACCGACGGCCGCTTCCACCCCGACTACGTGGTCGCCGGCGTGGTCACCGGGCGGTGGGCCACCAACGGCGGGGGTGCGTTGCAGCTACCGCGCCAGATCCGCTCCGCCGTGGTCGCCGACCCCGGGTACCGGCTCGTCGTGGCCGACGCCGCCCAGCTGGAGCCACGGATCCTCGCCGCCATGTCCGCCGACGACCAGCTCGCCCGAGCCAGCAGCGGCAGCGACCTCTACGCCGGCCTGGTCGCCGACGGCGTGGTCGCCACCCGCGACCTGGCCAAGGTGGCCATGCTCGGCGCCCTCTACGGAGCCACCTCGGGGGAGTCCGGACGGCTGATGCCCCAGCTCGTGCGCCGCTACCCGCGGGCCACCGGGCTGGTCGAGCAGGCCGCCCGCACCGGCGAGCAGGGCGGGCGCGTCACCACCTGGCTGGGCCGCACCTCCCCGCAGCCCTCGGGCAGCGCCTCCTGGACGGCCCTCGGCGGGGAGGTCGGTGCGGAGGACCTCGCCGAGGGGGAGCGCCGCGACGCCCGGCGGATGAGCCGGGACTGGGGCCGCTTCACCCGCAACTTCGTGGTCCAGGGCAGCGCCGCGGAGTGGGCGCTGTGCTGGCTGGCCGGTCTGCGGCAGGCGCTGACCCGGATGGCCGAGGACCGGGGTGGGGTCCCGCGGCTGGCCTACTTCCTCCACGACGAGGTGATGGTGCACACCCCCGAACCGCTGGCCGACGCGGTGGTGGCCGCCGTCACCGACGCCGCCGCCCAGGCGTCCGGGCTGATGTTCGGCTCCACGCCGGTGGAGTTCCCGCTCAGCGTGGCCGTGGTCGAGCACTACGGCCAGGCGAAGTGACCCTCAACCCCGCAGGAACACCCACAGCACCGACAGGAACGCCTCGGGCTGCTCGGAGTGCACCCAGTGCCCGGCGCCCTTGACCGAGACCCGACGGGTCCGCGGGAACCACCGGCGCATGGCGGCCTCGTGCTCGGCGGTGATGTAGTCCGAGTCCTGCCCGCCGATCCAGACCGTCGGGCCGGCGTAGGGCTCGACCCCGGCCAGCTCCTGCTCCGGCCACGCCCCGATCGCCTCCAGCTGGTCCCCGAGCGCCTGCAGGTTCATCTGCCAGCGCCAGCCCGCGCCGCCCGACGGGTCCTCGGACCGGCGCAGGTTCTGCAGCAGGAAGCCGCGGACCACCGGGTCCGGGACGCCGGCGCGCAGCCCCTCCTCGGCCTCCGCGCGGCTCCCCGTCGACGCCAGGTCGACCGAGCGCATGGCCGCCACGTACCCGGCGAAGGTGCTCATCCGGGGGTAGGTCACCGGCGCCACGTCGACCACGGCGAGCCGCTCGACCAGCTCCGGGTGCCGCAGCGCCAGGGCCATCGCCACCTTGCCCCCCATCGAGTGCCCGACCAGCGTGACGGGGTCGTCGGCGGAGAACAGGGTGGCCACCCGGTCCGCCATGTCGAGGTGGTCGACCCGGTCGGTCCAGGCCGAGCGCCCGTGGTTGGGCAGGTCGACCATCAGCACCCGGTTCTCGCCGGCCAGTGCCTTGGCGACCTGGGTCCAGTTGCGTCCCTGGCCGAACAGGCCGTGGCAGAAGGCGACGAGCGGTCCGTCGGTACCCAGGGTGGTGGTGTGCAGCTCAGGCATCGGTCCTCGTGGGGTGGTCGGTCGGCGTCCAGTCTGTCAGCCGCGGACCTAGGCTCGGGACGTGTCCCCCGAGCCCGCCGCACCCGGCCGTCCCCGCACGACCCGGCGGGTCCGGATCGAGCACCTCGAGCCCGCCGTGCTGCGGGCGCTGGCCCTGGCCGACCTGACCGCGGCCCGGGCCGGCACCGGGACGCCCCTCTCACCGTGGTTGGTCGACCCGGTCTGCGTCCCGATCTGGCGGATGCGCGCCGAGCAGGTGGCCACCGACCCCGGGTCGGCGCGCTGGGTCACGGGCGTGGTGCTGGACGCCGACGAGCTGGTCCCGGTCGGCCGGGCCGGCTTCCACGGCCCACCCGACGGGCGCGGGATGGTCGAGGTCGGCTACGCCATCGACCCGGCCCGGCGCCGGCAGGGCTACGGCACGGCCGTGCTCGCGGCGCTGGTGGAGCGGGCCCGGGCCGAGCCCGGGGTGGTCGTCGTCCGGGCCAGCGTGGCGCCGGGCAACACCGCCTCGCTCGCCCTGGTCACCCGGGCCGGGTTCGTCCACGTCGGTGATCAGGTGGACGAGGAGGACGGTCCGGAGCTGGTGCACGAGCTGGTGCTCTGAGCGGCTCGGGGGCTCAGCGCCGCCAGCAGCCGCTGTGCCAGTGCCGTCGCGCACCCACACCGACGTCGACGCCGTAGGCCCCCGACGTCGGCCAGGCCACCACGTGCGGGGTCCCGGGGAGGATCGGGCGGTGGCAGGCGGGGCACGTGTAGGTCTTGGCGCCCGACCCGCCCGGGACGGAGCGGACCACCCAGCTGCCGTCGGAGGTCTCGGCCCGCTCGGCGCCCAGCGCCTCCGACAGGGGTCGGTGCGGGCGGCTGTGCTTGCTGGCCCGGCGTCGGTTGGGCACCTCAGCACCGCCCGGGGCGCGGGTGGCGGGAGCGGGGACGAGGCACGGATCGAGTCTGGCACACCCCCCGGCACCGACCTTCGCGTAGATTGCCCCGCTGTGAGACTGCTCGTAGCCCGTTGCCAGGTCGACTACGCCGGACGCCTGACCGCCCACCTGCCGATGGCGACCCGGCTGATCATGGTCAAGTCCGACTCCTCGGTCAGCATCCACGCCGACGACCGAGCCTACAAGCCGCTGAACTGGATGAGCCCGCCGTGCACGCTGACGGTGCGCGACCCCGCCCCCGACGAGCAGGCGGTCATCAGCGAGCTCGACGACCGCCTGACCCAGGTGTGGCAGGTGGTGGGCAAGGACGGCGACACCCTGCAGATCTCGATCGCGGAGGTGCTGCACGACTCCAGCCACGACCTCGGTGTCGACCCCGGGCTGCAGAAGGACGGGGTGGAGGCGCACCTGCAGGAGCTGCTGGCCGAGAACCCCGAGACCTTCGGGACGGGTGTCCGGCTGGTCCGGCGGGAGTACATGACCGCCATCGGCCCGGTCGACCTGCTGTGCCGCACCGCCGACGGCGCCCACCTGGCCGTGGAGGTCAAGCGGCGCGGCGAGATCGACGGCGTCGAGCAGCTCACCCGCTACCTGGAGCTGATGCGCCGCGACCCGCTGCTCGGTGAGGTCAAGGGCGTCTTCGCCGCTCAGCAGATCAAGCCTCAGGCACGGGTGCTGGCCACCGACCGGGGGATCGTCTGCGTGACCGTGGACTACGACGCCCTGCGCGGCCTGGACAACGCCGACGAGCGGCTCTTCTGAGGCCTCGCGCCGACCCCGGGGGAGGGCCCCGGCCGCTGGTAGGGTGCCGCTCGACCGAGCAGCCGGCAGAGCACGGAGGACGTGATGGCTGGACCCGCGACCGGCCTCCGGGCCGGGTCGGGAGCAGCGGCGCCCCCGGGCCGCCGCACCCTGCTGCGGGTCTCCCTCGCCCTCGGCGCCGCCGTCCTGGTGCTGCTGGGGCTGACCGCGGTGAACGTCCGGGCCAACGAGTCCCAGCTGTTCGAGCCCTCGCTGGAGGAGCTCCGCTCGGTGCCCGACGAGCACGGGGTCACCAAGGACGGCTACGCGGCCACCTCGCGGGCGGTCGCCGACGCCAGCCGGCCCCGCGACGCCGTCGCCGAGGCCGTCCGGACCTACTACCTGGCCCTGCTGGCCGGTGACGCCGAGATCGAGGGGGGCCCGGAGCTGCTCGCCGCCCTCGACCAGGCCGCGGCCAGCACCGAGAACCTGCCCGCCCTCGCAGCCCCCGAGGTCGCGGCCCTCAAGAGCGGCTACGACGAGGTCCAGCGGGCCTACCGGGAGGACCTGGACGCCCTGCTGGCCGACGCCGCCGCGCTGCACGAGGCCGGCGCCTGCCACCCCACCGCGCTCGCCGCGCTCGACCCGGGGGACCCGGCCACCCAGGAGACGGTGCAGGACTGCCGGGACACCCTGGAGGAGGTGGGTGGCGGATCGTCCCCGGTGGCCGACGTCGCCGCCGCGGGGGTGCCCTACCTCGACTACTGGGCCCGCGCCCTGGCCGCCGGTGACGTCGAGGCCGCTGCCGCGGGGTCCAGCTCC
The sequence above is a segment of the Auraticoccus monumenti genome. Coding sequences within it:
- a CDS encoding cob(I)yrinic acid a,c-diamide adenosyltransferase, whose product is MVVISKVYTRTGDGGRTRLSDMSETSKTDPRVDAYGDVDEANSVIGVVLATGGLPDDVERVLAFLQNELFDLGADLSTPLVAAPAHPPLRVVQACVDRLEHWCDELGEVLPTLRSFVLPGGSPAAAHLHVARTVVRRAERRAWEAAAAHGTEPTDDGSPGGVNPVALTYLNRLSDLLFVLTRRVNGPDGEVLWVPGSDRATAAPQD
- a CDS encoding peptidylprolyl isomerase, which gives rise to MLKRILPLAAVATLVVLPACSPPTSTNPTTPGGAASTPGPTPTAAGGPAPLCEYLPTGEPAKPVDPPATEDIETSGEVTITLQMTEGPVSITMDRANAPCAVHSFESLAAQDYYDGTSCHRLSDSGQLLMLQCGDPTGDGTGGPGYRYAEEVTGQETYDAGTVAMAKTQEPSSTGGQFFLVYDDSALPPEYTVVGQMDEASRAVVARMSAEGQDGSYPDGTGRPNNPSEITDVTVG
- a CDS encoding bifunctional 3'-5' exonuclease/DNA polymerase; the protein is MDIAVAWDDTGLVLSVLDADGRPVASERLVPGRPGWPARLVELEEQRPRWVWADTRAVAPHLLRAGVRVQRCLDLRLCRAVLAASDRCHPPLEPHPVWQRLPTPADEGEPTLLDLPGVTEGPDLDEVVAELARQRACLVTAEHAHRLRLLLSAESAGALVAAELKHDGMPWDRGVHEAQLRELLGERNVFGGRPSKLEALAVRVRAELRSPRLNPDSQPELLQALRSAGLPVQSTRQWELEACEHPVVEPLLEYKKLSRLLTANGWHWLDTWVTDGRFHPDYVVAGVVTGRWATNGGGALQLPRQIRSAVVADPGYRLVVADAAQLEPRILAAMSADDQLARASSGSDLYAGLVADGVVATRDLAKVAMLGALYGATSGESGRLMPQLVRRYPRATGLVEQAARTGEQGGRVTTWLGRTSPQPSGSASWTALGGEVGAEDLAEGERRDARRMSRDWGRFTRNFVVQGSAAEWALCWLAGLRQALTRMAEDRGGVPRLAYFLHDEVMVHTPEPLADAVVAAVTDAAAQASGLMFGSTPVEFPLSVAVVEHYGQAK
- a CDS encoding alpha/beta fold hydrolase, producing the protein MPELHTTTLGTDGPLVAFCHGLFGQGRNWTQVAKALAGENRVLMVDLPNHGRSAWTDRVDHLDMADRVATLFSADDPVTLVGHSMGGKVAMALALRHPELVERLAVVDVAPVTYPRMSTFAGYVAAMRSVDLASTGSRAEAEEGLRAGVPDPVVRGFLLQNLRRSEDPSGGAGWRWQMNLQALGDQLEAIGAWPEQELAGVEPYAGPTVWIGGQDSDYITAEHEAAMRRWFPRTRRVSVKGAGHWVHSEQPEAFLSVLWVFLRG
- a CDS encoding GNAT family N-acetyltransferase, with the protein product MSPEPAAPGRPRTTRRVRIEHLEPAVLRALALADLTAARAGTGTPLSPWLVDPVCVPIWRMRAEQVATDPGSARWVTGVVLDADELVPVGRAGFHGPPDGRGMVEVGYAIDPARRRQGYGTAVLAALVERARAEPGVVVVRASVAPGNTASLALVTRAGFVHVGDQVDEEDGPELVHELVL
- the nucS gene encoding endonuclease NucS — encoded protein: MRLLVARCQVDYAGRLTAHLPMATRLIMVKSDSSVSIHADDRAYKPLNWMSPPCTLTVRDPAPDEQAVISELDDRLTQVWQVVGKDGDTLQISIAEVLHDSSHDLGVDPGLQKDGVEAHLQELLAENPETFGTGVRLVRREYMTAIGPVDLLCRTADGAHLAVEVKRRGEIDGVEQLTRYLELMRRDPLLGEVKGVFAAQQIKPQARVLATDRGIVCVTVDYDALRGLDNADERLF